Proteins encoded in a region of the Zea mays cultivar B73 chromosome 2, Zm-B73-REFERENCE-NAM-5.0, whole genome shotgun sequence genome:
- the LOC100383352 gene encoding beta-galactosidase 12 yields MTVRAAAVLVATAALALLLPGWAAAEWSLTKKGSVVTYDGRSLMIDGKRDLFFSGAIHYPRSPPEMWPKLIERAKEGGLNTIETYIFWNAHEPEPGKYNFEGRFDLIKYLKMIQEHDMYAIVRIGPFIQAEWNHGGLPYWLREIDHIIFRANNDPYKKEMEKFVRFIVQKLKDAELFASQGGPIILTQIENEYGNIKKDHATDGDKYLEWAAQMALSTQTGVPWIMCKQSSAPGEVIPTCNGRHCGDTWTLRDKNKPMLWTENWTQQFRAYGDQVAMRSAEDIAYAVLRFFAKGGSLVNYYMYHGGTNFGRTGASYVLTGYYDEAPMDEYGMYKEPKFGHLRDLHNVIRSYQKAFLWGQHSSEILGHGYEAHIFELPEEKLCLSFLSNNNTGEDGTVIFRGDKHYVPSRSVSILAGCKNVVYNTKRVFVQHSERSFHTSDVTSKNNQWEMFSETIPKYRDTKVRTKEPLEQYNQTKDDTDYLWYTTSFRLESDDLPFRNDIRPVLQVKSSAHAMMGFANDAFVGCARGNKQVKGFMFEKPVDLKVGVNHVVLLSSTMGMKDSGGELAEVKGGIQECLIQGLNTGTLDLQVNGWGHKAALEGEYKEIYSEKGLGKVQWKPAENDRAATWYKRYFDEPDGDDPVVLDMSSMSKGMIFVNGEGVGRYWVSYRTLAGTPSQAVYHIPRPFLKSKDNLLVIFEEEMGKPDGILVQTVTRDDICLFISEHNPGQIKTWDTDGDKIKLIAEDHSRRGTLTCPPEKTIQEVVFASFGNPDGMCGNFTVGTCHTPNAKQIVEKECLGKPSCMLPVDHTVYGADINCQSTTATLGVQVRCGGGKKGA; encoded by the exons ATGACCGTCCGGGCCGCGGCCGTGCTGGTGGCCACCGCCGCGCTCGCGCTCCTGCTCCCGGGATGGGCGGCGGCGGAGTGGAGCCTCACGAAGAAAGGCAGCGTCGTCACCTACGATGGGCGCTCTCTCATGATCGACGGCAAGCGGGACCTCTTCTTCTCCGGCGCCATCCACTACCCTAGGAGCCCGCCTGAG ATGTGGCCGAAGCTGATCGAGCGGGCCAAGGAGGGCGGCCTCAACACGATCGAGacgtacatattctggaatgcacACGAGCCTGAGCCTGGCAAG TACAATTTTGAAGGCAGGTTCGACTTGATCAAGTACCTCAAGATGATCCAGGAGCATGACATGTATGCAATTGTGCGCATCGGGCCCTTCATCCAGGCAGAATGGAACCATGG TGGTCTGCCGTATTGGCTTAGAGAGATTGACCACATAATATTCCGGGCAAACAATGACCCGTACAAG AAAGAAATGGAGAAATTCGTGAGATTCATagtgcagaagttgaaggatgctGAGTTATTTGCATCGCAAGGAGGACCCATCATTCTAACACAG ATTGAGAATGAGTATGGGAACATAAAAAAAGATCATGCAACAGATGGTGACAAGTACCTCGAGTGGGCAGCTCAAATGGCCCTCAGCACACAAACAGGAGTTCCATGGATAATGTGCAAGCAGTCTTCAGCTCCTGGTGAAGTG ATCCCTACATGCAATGGAAGGCATTGTGGAGACACATGGACACTTCGCGACAAAAACAAGCCTATGCTTTGGACTGAGAATTGGACTCAACA ATTCAGAGCATATGGCGATCAAGTAGCTATGCGTTCAGCTGAGGACATTGCATATGCTGTGTTACGATTTTTTGCAAAGGGTGGGTCATTGGTTAACTACTACATG TACCACGGAGGAACAAATTTTGGAAGGACTGGCGCTTCTTATGTGCTGACTGGATACTATGATGAAGCTCCCATGGATGAATATG GTATGTACAAGGAGCCCAAATTTGGGCATCTCAGGGACTTGCACAACGTAATAAGGTCATATCAAAAAGCATTCCTCTGGGGGCAACATTCGTCTGAGATATTGGGTCATGGGTATGAG GCACACATCTTTGAGTTGCCTGAAGAAAAGCTATGCCTCTCTTTCCTTTCCAACAATAACACGGGCGAAGACGGAACAGTGATCTTCCGAGGGGATAAGCACTATGTGCCTAGCCGTTCTGTCTCCATTCTTGCTGGGTGCAAGAACGTAGTTTACAATACCAAGAGA GTGTTTGTACAACACAGTGAAAGGTCATTCCATACCTCAGATGTAACAAGCAAGAATAACCAGTGGGAGATGTTCTCAGAAACGATCCCAAAGTATCGTGATACTAAAGTCAGGACAAAGGAACCCCTGGAGCAATATAACCAAACCAAGGACGATACTGACTACTTATGGTACACCACAAG CTTTCGCTTGGAGTCGGACGATTTGCCCTTTAGAAATGACATCCGGCCTGTGCTTCAGGTCAAAAGTAGTGCACACGCAATGATGGGATTTGCTAATGATGCTTTCGTAG GATGCGCGCGCGGAAACAAGCAGGTGAAGGGTTTCATGTTTGAAAAACCGGTTGATCTGAAAGTAGGTGTGAACCATGTCGTATTGCTGTCGTCAACTATGGGAATGAAG gatagtggtggtgaacttGCTGAAGTAAAGGGCGGCATTCAGGAGTGCCTAATCCAAGGTCTCAACACTGGGACGTTGGATTTACAAGTCAATGGCTGGGGCCATAAA GCTGCACTAGAAGGTGAGTACAAGGAGATCTACTCAGAAAAAGGTTTGGGCAAAGTTCAGTGGAAACCGGCCGAGAACGACCGGGCAGCCACTTGGTATAAG AGATACTTTGATGAGCCAGATGGAGATGATCCCGTTGTACTTGACATGAGCTCAATGAGCAAGGGAATGATTTTTGTGAATGGCGAAGGAGTGGGTAGATACTGGGTCTCATACCGAACTCTTGCTGGAACTCCTTCTCAAGCAGT GTACCATATCCCGCGTCCTTTCTTGAAATCCAAGGACAACCTTTTGGTTATCTTCGAGGAGGAGATGGGCAAGCCGGACGGCATCCTCGTGCAGACCGTGACGAGAGACGACATATGCCTGTTTATCTCGGAGCACAACCCGGGACAGATAAAGACGTGGGACACGGATGGTGACAAGATCAAGCTCATTGCAGAGGATCACAGCAGGCGGGGCACCTTGACGTGCCCCCCTGAGAAGACAATCCAGGAAGTTGTCTTTGCCAGCTTCGGCAACCCGGACGGCATGTGCGGCAACTTCACTGTAGGCACTTGCCACACTCCCAATGCAAAGCAGATCGTTGAGAAG GAATGCCTCGGCAAGCCATCCTGCATGCTGCCGGTGGATCACACAGTGTACGGCGCGGACATCAACTGCCAATCAACGACTGCCACGCTAGGGGTGCAGGTGAGATGCGGAGGCGGCAAGAAGGGTGCCTGA
- the LOC100277397 gene encoding Mediator of RNA polymerase II transcription subunit 4-like: MMQSHLPSPARLGLTTSSPSLPPNPVPLNPTSSPSHGSLPSSAAAGTSAAPTLITSPSLLPLLPPLPRAQSLLQLISSLATNLFELSPNRAAWILSYRGSLPTFLPSASSSAPPLPTSISSTKDALSLLTTLQTQLFEAVAELQETLDLQDARARLVREARAKDASLVTFAKKLHEAHQVLDRLVDDYADYRRDPKRPRGAAAADDPEPASEGDFGTSLHSSLKLDDILTYAHRISYTTFAPPEHGAGLPLRVSLPPVPQENQMRASQLYLFADLDVGVPKKPLDAKEGIAPEVEAAPLYEPPQEGPSRLPNTLPPMFPKELKPPPGWKPGDPITIPLDEILPGIKGAEPQPPVPQAPVSVRPVAPMGPEPIQVKPVQLDFESSSSDEYSSDVGSSEEDDED; the protein is encoded by the coding sequence ATGATGCAGTCGCACCTGCCCTCCCCGGCGAGGCTGGGGCTCACAACCTCGTCGCCGTCGCTCCCGCCCAATCCGGTCCCCTTGAATCCCACATCCTCGCCTTCACATGGTAGCCTGCCCTCGAGTGCAGCCGCCGGCACCAGCGCTGCCCCAACCCTAATCACCTCGCCGTCGCTGCTACCGCTCCTGCCGCCGCTTCCGCGCGCGCAATCGCTGCTCCAGCTTATATCGTCGCTCGCCACCAACCTCTTCGAGCTCTCGCCCAACCGCGCCGCGTGGATCTTATCGTACCGGGGGTCGCTCCCCACCTTCCTCCCATCGGCGTCCTCCTCCGCGCCGCCGCTCCCAACATCGATCTCCTCTACCAAGGACGCGCTCTCTCTTCTCACCACCCTGCAGACGCAGCTCTTCGAGGCCGTCGCCGAGCTGCAAGAGACCCTCGACCTGCAGGATGCGCGCGCTCGCCTTGTCCGTGAGGCGCGTGCCAAGGATGCTTCGCTGGTAACCTTTGCGAAGAAGCTGCACGAGGCTCACCAGGTACTTGACCGCCTCGTCGACGATTACGCTGACTACCGCCGCGATCCCAAACGCCCACGTGGCGCCGCTGCGGCTGACGATCCCGAGCCGGCGTCGGAAGGCGACTTCGGCACGTCCCTCCACTCCAGCCTTAAGCTGGATGACATCCTGACCTACGCGCACCGCATAAGTTACACAACCTTTGCTCCGCCGGAGCATGGGGCTGGGCTGCCTCTCCGTGTCAGCCTGCCACCTGTACCACAGGAAAATCAGATGAGGGCGTCGCAGCTGTATCTTTTTGCTGATTTGGATGTAGGTGTGCCCAAGAAGCCATTGGATGCGAAGGAGGGAATCGCACCAGAAGTGGAGGCTGCGCCGCTGTATGAGCCACCTCAGGAGGGGCCATCGAGGCTACCAAACACCTTGCCACCCATGTTCCCTAAGGAGCTAAAGCCGCCACCGGGATGGAAGCCTGGTGACCCGATCACGATACCACTTGATGAGATACTACCTGGTATCAAGGGTGCAGAGCCACAGCCCCCTGTGCCGCAGGCACCTGTTTCAGTGAGACCAGTGGCGCCAATGGGCCCAGAGCCAATACAGGTCAAGCCTGTGCAGCTTGATTTTGAGAGCAGTAGTAGTGATGAGTACAGTAGTGATGTTGGGAGCTCAGAAGAAGATGATGAGGATTAG